The proteins below are encoded in one region of Elusimicrobiaceae bacterium:
- a CDS encoding NAD-dependent epimerase/dehydratase family protein, producing MKTILITGATGFLGRNIIARLSGRPDIKLRLGTRRPRPAGQPGVEYVKTDYDDPQTLLAATAGADAVLHLAAAVAATSYEEFEKANVQPTRALVSACARQECSVKTFVLASSLAAAGASPDAASPRTETQPEAPVSDYGRTKLAAERELANLPDRVRRVILRPAVVYGKNDAGIDTLAAWVRRGLMLSAGPADTKFSFIFVEDAADCFITALDNADRLNGGKFFICEPRAYSWEYFISTMAIAMHKPTPIIATLPPAVVKFAGNVYGKLAALTGAKPVFNADKAREAGAGNWTASPAAWMNASGKTGWVTLADGLRKTFS from the coding sequence ATGAAAACAATACTGATCACCGGCGCGACCGGCTTTCTGGGCCGTAACATTATCGCCAGATTAAGCGGCCGGCCGGATATTAAACTGCGGCTGGGCACGCGCCGCCCCCGGCCAGCCGGCCAGCCGGGCGTGGAATACGTCAAAACCGATTATGACGACCCGCAGACCCTGCTCGCCGCGACCGCCGGGGCCGACGCGGTGCTCCACCTCGCCGCGGCGGTGGCGGCCACCAGTTATGAAGAATTCGAGAAAGCCAACGTCCAGCCCACCCGCGCGCTGGTATCGGCGTGCGCGCGGCAGGAATGTTCGGTAAAGACGTTTGTGCTGGCGTCGAGCCTGGCGGCGGCGGGCGCGTCGCCCGACGCGGCCTCGCCCCGGACCGAAACCCAGCCGGAAGCTCCTGTTTCCGATTACGGGCGCACCAAACTCGCCGCCGAACGCGAACTGGCGAACCTGCCGGATCGGGTCAGGCGCGTAATTCTGCGGCCGGCTGTAGTGTACGGCAAGAATGACGCCGGGATAGACACCCTAGCCGCCTGGGTGCGCCGTGGCCTGATGTTAAGCGCGGGACCGGCCGACACGAAATTCAGTTTCATCTTTGTGGAAGACGCGGCGGACTGCTTCATCACCGCGCTCGACAACGCTGACAGACTGAACGGCGGAAAATTTTTCATCTGCGAACCGCGCGCCTATTCGTGGGAATATTTTATCAGCACGATGGCGATCGCCATGCATAAGCCCACCCCGATTATAGCGACTTTGCCGCCGGCTGTAGTCAAATTTGCGGGCAACGTCTACGGAAAACTGGCGGCCCTTACCGGCGCCAAACCGGTATTCAACGCCGACAAAGCCCGCGAAGCCGGCGCCGGCAACTGGACCGCTTCACCCGCCGCGTGGATGAATGCATCGGGCAAAACCGGCTGGGTTACGCTTGCCGACGGCCTGCGCAAAACATTTTCCTGA
- a CDS encoding YggS family pyridoxal phosphate-dependent enzyme encodes MGNGNFTQATEHTDSQPLRRFAEVARRIAAACERGGREPGTVSVMAVTKYASPAAVADLINNGLISCIGENKAQDAVKRWAGPPLAQYRNLVKRHFIGHLQSNKAGRAVEFADSIDSIDSLHLAQAVARKAQEAGLVMPVLMQVKLTALGTQGGLNEREARALAETAAKLPGLKVNGYMAIAPVAENPEALRPYFRHMKQIFDADFPAGGVLSLGMSGDFEVAVEEGSTLPRIGSAIFD; translated from the coding sequence GTGGGAAACGGCAATTTCACGCAGGCAACCGAACACACAGATTCCCAGCCGCTCCGCAGGTTCGCGGAAGTTGCTCGGCGCATTGCCGCCGCATGCGAACGCGGAGGCAGGGAACCCGGCACCGTTTCCGTTATGGCGGTAACAAAATACGCCAGCCCGGCCGCCGTAGCGGATCTGATTAACAACGGCCTCATTTCATGTATTGGAGAGAATAAAGCGCAGGACGCCGTCAAAAGGTGGGCCGGGCCGCCGCTTGCCCAATACCGGAATCTGGTCAAACGCCACTTTATAGGGCACCTGCAAAGCAACAAGGCGGGCAGGGCGGTTGAATTCGCGGACAGCATAGACTCCATTGACAGCCTGCATCTGGCGCAGGCCGTGGCGCGCAAGGCGCAGGAAGCGGGGCTGGTCATGCCGGTTCTGATGCAGGTAAAACTGACCGCGCTCGGCACGCAGGGCGGCCTGAACGAGCGCGAAGCCCGCGCGCTGGCGGAAACCGCGGCCAAACTGCCGGGCCTGAAAGTAAACGGCTATATGGCGATCGCGCCAGTGGCGGAAAACCCGGAGGCACTGCGCCCGTATTTCCGCCACATGAAACAGATTTTTGACGCGGATTTTCCGGCGGGCGGGGTTTTATCGCTGGGCATGAGCGGGGATTTTGAAGTGGCGGTGGAGGAAGGTTCCACGCTGCCGCGCATAGGAAGCGCTATTTTCGACTGA
- a CDS encoding DUF167 domain-containing protein, with protein MIVKVRIIPKSPDNEVVSRIGSVLRVKVVSPELDDEANNTLRGFLADFFDVTAGAVNIIRGAKGREKTVEISGKSEEALRKVMDSIP; from the coding sequence ATGATCGTAAAAGTAAGAATCATACCCAAATCACCCGATAACGAAGTAGTCAGCAGAATAGGCAGCGTGCTGCGAGTAAAAGTCGTGTCGCCGGAACTGGACGATGAGGCGAACAACACGCTCCGTGGCTTTCTGGCGGATTTTTTTGACGTGACGGCCGGCGCAGTAAACATCATCCGCGGCGCAAAGGGCCGCGAAAAAACCGTTGAAATAAGCGGCAAAAGCGAAGAAGCGCTCCGCAAAGTGATGGATTCCATTCCGTAA
- the mtnA gene encoding S-methyl-5-thioribose-1-phosphate isomerase: protein MIQKLVWRHSRLDILDQRFLPAKTVFVRAATPDQTAKAIKDMVTRGAPLIGCVAAYGYALALRAKTPPDWARARHTLDAAASTLKAARPTAVALAYAVDRLHGKALDYMAAHSDFTNRSLAGLTELLDQEAQAVFDEDVRANERLSATGAKLLKKRSTVITVCNAGTLATAGIGTALGVIYKAFEQGKIERVYSLETRPYLQGARLTMYELMHNKVPASLITDNMAAHIMATSEISAVIAGADRIASNGDTANKIGTYMLAVLARYHKIPFYIAAPVPTIDPAMKTGADIPIEERASCEVCRFNGLRIAPEGAQARHPAFDVTPARLITAIITENGLISPVNRKNTMKAYNKGVAL from the coding sequence ATGATACAGAAACTTGTCTGGCGGCATTCCCGTCTTGACATTCTCGATCAGCGTTTCTTGCCCGCGAAAACCGTTTTTGTGCGGGCGGCAACGCCGGACCAAACCGCAAAAGCTATCAAAGACATGGTTACGCGGGGCGCGCCGCTTATCGGCTGCGTCGCCGCGTACGGTTACGCGCTGGCGCTGCGGGCGAAAACCCCGCCCGACTGGGCGCGCGCGCGGCACACGCTTGACGCCGCCGCCAGCACTCTGAAAGCCGCGCGTCCGACGGCAGTGGCTTTAGCCTACGCGGTTGACCGGCTGCACGGCAAAGCGCTGGACTACATGGCGGCGCACAGCGACTTCACGAACCGGTCGCTCGCCGGACTGACCGAACTGCTCGACCAGGAGGCGCAGGCCGTTTTTGACGAAGACGTGCGGGCCAATGAACGGCTGTCGGCAACTGGCGCGAAACTGCTGAAAAAACGTTCCACGGTAATCACGGTCTGTAACGCGGGCACGCTGGCAACCGCGGGAATAGGCACGGCGCTGGGCGTCATATACAAAGCTTTTGAGCAGGGCAAAATCGAACGGGTGTACTCGCTCGAAACGCGGCCCTATCTTCAGGGCGCGCGCCTTACCATGTACGAGCTGATGCATAACAAGGTGCCCGCCAGCCTCATCACCGACAATATGGCGGCTCATATCATGGCTACCAGCGAAATAAGCGCGGTGATCGCCGGGGCCGACAGGATTGCCTCTAACGGCGACACGGCCAACAAAATCGGCACCTACATGCTAGCGGTATTGGCCAGATACCACAAAATTCCGTTTTACATAGCCGCACCGGTCCCGACAATAGACCCGGCTATGAAAACCGGCGCGGATATCCCCATAGAAGAACGCGCCTCCTGCGAAGTATGCCGGTTCAATGGCCTGCGGATCGCGCCGGAAGGCGCGCAGGCCCGGCATCCGGCTTTCGACGTGACACCCGCCCGGCTCATCACCGCCATAATAACCGAAAACGGGCTGATCTCGCCGGTCAACCGCAAAAACACCATGAAGGCGTATAATAAAGGCGTGGCGCTGTAA
- a CDS encoding divalent-cation tolerance protein CutA: MKIQHNRTQSSTGHSVVLITVPDTATADTIASRLLERKLAACVHILPAIKSRYWWEGKQETASEILLTVKTETALVPLLIRAVREIHPYKVPEIIALPVTHGNPAYLAWITDCCRRDPRA, translated from the coding sequence ATGAAAATTCAACATAATCGCACACAAAGCAGTACCGGGCACAGCGTTGTTCTGATAACGGTGCCCGACACCGCCACCGCCGACACCATCGCCTCTCGCCTGCTGGAGCGGAAACTGGCGGCCTGCGTGCACATCCTTCCGGCCATAAAATCGCGTTACTGGTGGGAGGGGAAACAGGAAACAGCCTCCGAAATTCTGTTAACGGTCAAAACGGAAACCGCGCTGGTGCCACTGCTGATCCGCGCTGTCAGGGAAATACATCCTTATAAAGTGCCGGAAATAATCGCGCTCCCCGTCACGCACGGCAATCCGGCTTATCTGGCATGGATAACGGATTGCTGCCGGCGCGACCCGCGCGCATGA
- a CDS encoding Maf family protein, with protein sequence MEKLILASQSPRRRDLLAQARIPFETVAPDVPEDTVLTRPSAIVKELALRKALAIAGRYPGRTVLGADTIVYCKGRILGKPADEADALELLRLENDSWQTVYTGVALVLKNQNVKLCGYEISRCRARRLTEPQLRELAAKHLDKAGGYAVQDNDDTLIKKIVGPFDNVVGLPVGLVREMLHKAGLVA encoded by the coding sequence ATGGAAAAACTCATACTTGCTTCCCAATCGCCGCGCCGCCGCGACCTGCTTGCGCAGGCGAGGATCCCTTTTGAAACAGTTGCGCCGGACGTGCCGGAAGACACAGTCCTTACCAGGCCCTCCGCCATCGTAAAGGAACTGGCGTTGCGAAAAGCGCTCGCAATCGCCGGCCGTTATCCCGGCCGGACAGTGCTGGGCGCCGACACCATTGTATACTGCAAAGGCCGGATTCTGGGCAAACCGGCGGACGAAGCCGACGCGCTGGAACTGCTGCGTCTTGAAAACGACTCCTGGCAGACCGTATACACCGGAGTGGCTCTGGTGCTGAAAAACCAAAACGTGAAACTGTGCGGCTATGAAATTTCCCGCTGCCGCGCGCGGCGGCTTACGGAACCGCAGCTCCGGGAGCTGGCAGCCAAGCATCTCGACAAGGCCGGCGGCTACGCCGTGCAGGACAACGACGACACGCTTATAAAAAAAATCGTCGGTCCGTTCGACAATGTGGTGGGCCTGCCGGTCGGACTGGTGCGGGAAATGCTGCACAAGGCGGGTCTTGTTGCATGA